From the genome of Clostridia bacterium, one region includes:
- a CDS encoding MATE family efflux transporter, with translation MDRSLELKDKNIGSLLLSFSIPAIVGMLVNSLYNIVDRIFLGQGVGSIAIAATTVAFPIMIILMAVSVLVGIGATALISIRLGEQRIEEAEKIAGNAAAMFIILPATCAVIFELYPEPILKAFGASPTVLPYAKEFLRIIMLGSVFGAISMGMNNFIRAEGNPNRAMSTQILGAFINIILNYLFVMRLGFGIKGSAMATVIAQFISAMWVLSYFFGGKSLVKIRFKNLIPDFRVLMSIMAIGFAPFGMQIANSIQNVILNKTLQYYGGDQALAAVGIVMAIGTIMIMPLIGLNQGAQPIIGFNYGARQYGRVKETLRIAVWAATVFCIAGFFAIQLGATAIVRMFTGDDVELTVLAVHALKTFFLMLPIVGFQIVCAGYFQAVGKALQSTILSLSRQVLFLIPLLLTLPRFWGIEGVWRTPPIADVLSVALTGTLIMLEMKKMNKLQAVMPQGKTGQEAEQNLEFSTSCPRP, from the coding sequence ATGGACCGTTCACTGGAATTGAAAGATAAGAACATAGGGAGTCTCTTGCTCAGTTTTTCTATACCGGCCATCGTAGGCATGCTCGTTAACTCCCTGTACAATATTGTAGACCGGATCTTTTTGGGTCAAGGCGTCGGCTCCATTGCCATTGCCGCCACCACGGTGGCTTTTCCCATCATGATCATTTTAATGGCTGTGTCCGTCCTCGTCGGCATCGGCGCCACCGCCTTAATCTCCATCCGTTTGGGCGAGCAACGCATAGAGGAGGCAGAAAAAATCGCAGGTAATGCCGCGGCCATGTTCATCATCCTCCCTGCCACCTGTGCCGTCATCTTCGAATTGTATCCGGAGCCCATTTTAAAGGCTTTCGGCGCCAGCCCCACTGTCCTCCCTTACGCCAAGGAATTCCTGCGGATCATTATGCTGGGTTCCGTGTTTGGGGCCATTAGCATGGGGATGAACAACTTCATCCGGGCGGAAGGTAACCCGAACCGGGCCATGTCCACCCAAATCCTTGGCGCATTCATCAATATCATCTTGAATTATCTCTTCGTCATGCGGCTGGGTTTCGGCATTAAAGGTTCCGCCATGGCCACCGTCATTGCTCAATTCATCTCGGCCATGTGGGTTTTGAGCTATTTCTTTGGCGGCAAGAGCCTGGTGAAAATCCGTTTCAAAAACCTGATACCTGACTTCCGGGTATTGATGAGTATCATGGCCATTGGCTTTGCTCCTTTCGGGATGCAGATCGCCAACAGTATTCAAAACGTCATTTTGAATAAAACCCTGCAGTACTACGGCGGCGATCAAGCCCTGGCCGCTGTGGGTATCGTTATGGCTATCGGTACCATTATGATCATGCCTTTGATCGGCTTAAACCAGGGGGCCCAACCCATTATCGGCTTCAACTACGGGGCCAGGCAGTACGGCCGGGTCAAAGAAACCCTCCGCATTGCCGTTTGGGCCGCTACCGTTTTCTGTATTGCCGGTTTCTTTGCCATCCAGCTGGGGGCCACGGCCATTGTCCGGATGTTCACCGGTGACGATGTGGAGCTAACCGTTTTGGCAGTCCATGCTTTGAAAACCTTTTTCTTAATGCTGCCCATCGTCGGTTTCCAAATAGTCTGCGCCGGCTATTTCCAAGCCGTGGGCAAAGCCTTGCAATCCACCATCCTCAGCTTGTCCAGGCAGGTACTGTTCTTGATTCCCCTGCTGCTTACCTTGCCTAGATTCTGGGGCATTGAGGGCGTATGGCGCACACCCCCCATCGCCGACGTGTTATCGGTCGCCTTGACCGGTACCTTAATCATGCTGGAAATGAAAAAAATGAATAAGCTGCAGGCAGTTATGCCCCAGGGCAAAACCGGACAGGAAGCGGAACAAAACCTGGAATTCTCCACTTCCTGCCCGCGGC